In a single window of the Rhodamnia argentea isolate NSW1041297 chromosome 2, ASM2092103v1, whole genome shotgun sequence genome:
- the LOC115737305 gene encoding uncharacterized protein LOC115737305 isoform X2 gives MASKLLQLQKMAAQATQYASKHGNAYYKQLMEQNKQYVQEPPSVEKCQLLSNQLLYTRLASIPGRREAFWKEVDYLKQLWKNKQELNIEKAGIAALFGFECFAWYCAGEIIGRGFTITGYYV, from the exons ATGGCATCGAAGTTGCTTCAATTGCAGAAGATGGCAGCTCAGGCGACTCAATATGCTTCGAAGCATGGGAATGCCTACTACAAGCAGTTGATGGAGCAGAACAAGCAATATGTTCAGGAGCCGCCCAGTGTGGAAAAGTGCCAACTGTTATCCAACCAATTGCTTTACACTCGTCTTGCCAG CATCCCTGGGAGACGTGAGGCATTTTGGAAGGAAGTAGATTACCTCAAGCAACTATGGAAGAACAAGCAGGAGCTGAACATTGAGAAAGCTGGCATAGCTGCTTTGTTTGGTTTTGAGTGTTTTGCCTGGTACTGTGCTGGTGAGATTATTGGAAGAGGGTTTACAATCACAGGGTATTATGTCTGA
- the LOC115737305 gene encoding uncharacterized protein LOC115737305 isoform X1, producing MGFLVTGLRVLEAMASKLLQLQKMAAQATQYASKHGNAYYKQLMEQNKQYVQEPPSVEKCQLLSNQLLYTRLASIPGRREAFWKEVDYLKQLWKNKQELNIEKAGIAALFGFECFAWYCAGEIIGRGFTITGYYV from the exons ATGGGGTTTTTAGTGACGGGACTGCGAGTTCTG GAAGCCATGGCATCGAAGTTGCTTCAATTGCAGAAGATGGCAGCTCAGGCGACTCAATATGCTTCGAAGCATGGGAATGCCTACTACAAGCAGTTGATGGAGCAGAACAAGCAATATGTTCAGGAGCCGCCCAGTGTGGAAAAGTGCCAACTGTTATCCAACCAATTGCTTTACACTCGTCTTGCCAG CATCCCTGGGAGACGTGAGGCATTTTGGAAGGAAGTAGATTACCTCAAGCAACTATGGAAGAACAAGCAGGAGCTGAACATTGAGAAAGCTGGCATAGCTGCTTTGTTTGGTTTTGAGTGTTTTGCCTGGTACTGTGCTGGTGAGATTATTGGAAGAGGGTTTACAATCACAGGGTATTATGTCTGA
- the LOC115737302 gene encoding serine/threonine protein phosphatase 2A 55 kDa regulatory subunit B beta isoform-like isoform X2: MNGGDEVVAGPPQPLEWKFSQVFGERTAGEEIQEVDIISAIEFDKTGDHLATGDRGGRVVLFERTDTKDVGGSRRDLERIDHAVSRHPEFRYKTEFQSHEPEFDYLKSLEIEEKINKIRWCQTANSALFLLSTNDKTIKFWKVQEKKIKKISEMNVDPSKAVTNGTIASSSSSNSHRTCLANGGSPERSPNSLSIDFSFPPGGIPSLHLPVVNSHETSLVARCRRVYAHAHDYHINSISNNSDGETFISADDLRVNLWNLEISNQSFNIIDVKPANMEDLTEVITSAEFHPTHCNLLAYSSSKGCIRLIDLRQSALLDSHAKIYEEPEQPGSKSFFTEIIASISDIKFGRDGRYILSRDYMTLKLWDINMDSGPVATFQVHEYLRPKLCDLYENDSIFDKFECCLSGDGLRVATGSYSNLFRVFGCVPGSTEATTLEASKNPMRKQVQTPSRPSRSLSSITRVVRRGAEAPAVDANGNSFDSTMKLLHLAWHPSENSIACAAANSLYMYYA, translated from the exons ATGAACGGTGGCGATGAGGTCGTGGCGGGCCCACCGCAGCCTCTCGAGTGGAAATTCTCTCAGGTCTTCGGCGAGCGCACCGCCGGCGAGGAAATCCAAGAAG TTGATATAATATCAGCAATCGAGTTTGATAAAACTGGTGATCATCTCGCCACGGGTGACCGGGGTGGTCGGGTTGTTCTTTTTGAAAGGACTGACACAAAAGAT GTTGGTGGATCCAGAAGGGATCTGGAAAGAATCGACCATGCTGTTAGTAGACATCCCGAGTTTCGCTACAAGACAGAGTTTCAGAGCCATGAGCCTGAG TTTGACTATCTGAAGAGCTTGGAGATAgaggagaaaataaataaaatcagatGGTGCCAAACAGCCAATAGTGCTCTATTTCTCCTATCTACCAATGATAAAACTATTAAGTTCTGGAAG GTCCAGGAGAAGAagatcaaaaaaatttctgaaatgAATGTGGACCCTTCTAAAGCTGTAACCAATGGTACTATTGCGAGCTCCAGCAGTTCAAACAGCCACAGAACATGTCTGGCAAATGGGGGATCCCCAGAGAGATCACCCAATTCTCTTAGCATTGATTTCTCATTTCCTCCAGGAGGCATCCCTTCACTACACTTACCTGTG GTGAACAGCCATGAGACTAGTCTGGTTGCCAGATGTCGAAGGGTGTATGCTCATGCTCATGATTATCATATCAATTCCATTTCAAATAACAG TGACGGTGAAACGTTCATCTCTGCTGATGATCTGCGTGTAAACTTATGGAACTTAGAAATTAGCAATCAAAGTTTCAACATCATTGATGTAAAGCCAGCAAATATGGAGGACTTAACTG AGGTGATAACATCAGCTGAATTCCACCCTACACATTGCAATCTGTTGGCTTATAGCAGTTCAAAGGGCTGCATCCGCCTCATTGATTTGCGACAATCAGCTCTGTTGGATTCTCATGCCAAAAT ATATGAGGAGCCGGAACAACCAGGATCTAAATCATTTTTCACAGAGATTATTGCTTCAATTTCAGATATTAAGTTTGGAAGGGATGGGAGATATATACTTAGTCGTGATTATATGACTCTAAAG ttATGGGATATCAACATGGATTCAGGTCCGGTGGCAACCTTCCAGGTCCATGAATATTTGAGACCCAAG ttGTGTGATTTGTACGAAAATGAttcaatatttgataaatttgagTGTTGTCTAAGCGGTGATGGGTTACGAGTGGCAACAGGTTCATACAG TAATCTCTTCCGGGTCTTTGGTTGTGTGCCGGGGAGTACTGAGGCAACAACTTTGGAAGCCAGCAAAAATCCAATGAG AAAACAAGTTCAGACTCCTTCACGGCCTTCAAGATCCCTCAGCAGTATCACACGAGTAGTCCGACGAG GAGCGGAAGCCCCCGCAGTTGATGCCAACGGAAATTCATTCGATTCCACAATGAAGTTGTTGCACCTTGCATGGCACCCGTCTGAAAACTCGATTGCCTGTGCTGCTGCAAATAGTTTGTACATGTATTACGCATAA
- the LOC115737302 gene encoding serine/threonine protein phosphatase 2A 55 kDa regulatory subunit B beta isoform-like isoform X3 — translation MNGGDEVVAGPPQPLEWKFSQVFGERTAGEEIQEVDIISAIEFDKTGDHLATGDRGGRVVLFERTDTKDVGGSRRDLERIDHAVSRHPEFRYKTEFQSHEPEFDYLKSLEIEEKINKIRWCQTANSALFLLSTNDKTIKFWKVQEKKIKKISEMNVDPSKAVTNGTIASSSSSNSHRTCLANGGSPERSPNSLSIDFSFPPGGIPSLHLPVVVNSHETSLVARCRRVYAHAHDYHINSISNNSDGETFISADDLRVNLWNLEISNQSFNIIDVKPANMEDLTEVITSAEFHPTHCNLLAYSSSKGCIRLIDLRQSALLDSHAKIYEEPEQPGSKSFFTEIIASISDIKFGRDGRYILSRDYMTLKLWDINMDSGPVATFQVHEYLRPKLCDLYENDSIFDKFECCLSGDGLRVATGSYSNLFRVFGCVPGSTEATTLEASKNPMRQVQTPSRPSRSLSSITRVVRRGAEAPAVDANGNSFDSTMKLLHLAWHPSENSIACAAANSLYMYYA, via the exons ATGAACGGTGGCGATGAGGTCGTGGCGGGCCCACCGCAGCCTCTCGAGTGGAAATTCTCTCAGGTCTTCGGCGAGCGCACCGCCGGCGAGGAAATCCAAGAAG TTGATATAATATCAGCAATCGAGTTTGATAAAACTGGTGATCATCTCGCCACGGGTGACCGGGGTGGTCGGGTTGTTCTTTTTGAAAGGACTGACACAAAAGAT GTTGGTGGATCCAGAAGGGATCTGGAAAGAATCGACCATGCTGTTAGTAGACATCCCGAGTTTCGCTACAAGACAGAGTTTCAGAGCCATGAGCCTGAG TTTGACTATCTGAAGAGCTTGGAGATAgaggagaaaataaataaaatcagatGGTGCCAAACAGCCAATAGTGCTCTATTTCTCCTATCTACCAATGATAAAACTATTAAGTTCTGGAAG GTCCAGGAGAAGAagatcaaaaaaatttctgaaatgAATGTGGACCCTTCTAAAGCTGTAACCAATGGTACTATTGCGAGCTCCAGCAGTTCAAACAGCCACAGAACATGTCTGGCAAATGGGGGATCCCCAGAGAGATCACCCAATTCTCTTAGCATTGATTTCTCATTTCCTCCAGGAGGCATCCCTTCACTACACTTACCTGTGGTA GTGAACAGCCATGAGACTAGTCTGGTTGCCAGATGTCGAAGGGTGTATGCTCATGCTCATGATTATCATATCAATTCCATTTCAAATAACAG TGACGGTGAAACGTTCATCTCTGCTGATGATCTGCGTGTAAACTTATGGAACTTAGAAATTAGCAATCAAAGTTTCAACATCATTGATGTAAAGCCAGCAAATATGGAGGACTTAACTG AGGTGATAACATCAGCTGAATTCCACCCTACACATTGCAATCTGTTGGCTTATAGCAGTTCAAAGGGCTGCATCCGCCTCATTGATTTGCGACAATCAGCTCTGTTGGATTCTCATGCCAAAAT ATATGAGGAGCCGGAACAACCAGGATCTAAATCATTTTTCACAGAGATTATTGCTTCAATTTCAGATATTAAGTTTGGAAGGGATGGGAGATATATACTTAGTCGTGATTATATGACTCTAAAG ttATGGGATATCAACATGGATTCAGGTCCGGTGGCAACCTTCCAGGTCCATGAATATTTGAGACCCAAG ttGTGTGATTTGTACGAAAATGAttcaatatttgataaatttgagTGTTGTCTAAGCGGTGATGGGTTACGAGTGGCAACAGGTTCATACAG TAATCTCTTCCGGGTCTTTGGTTGTGTGCCGGGGAGTACTGAGGCAACAACTTTGGAAGCCAGCAAAAATCCAATGAG ACAAGTTCAGACTCCTTCACGGCCTTCAAGATCCCTCAGCAGTATCACACGAGTAGTCCGACGAG GAGCGGAAGCCCCCGCAGTTGATGCCAACGGAAATTCATTCGATTCCACAATGAAGTTGTTGCACCTTGCATGGCACCCGTCTGAAAACTCGATTGCCTGTGCTGCTGCAAATAGTTTGTACATGTATTACGCATAA
- the LOC115737302 gene encoding serine/threonine protein phosphatase 2A 55 kDa regulatory subunit B beta isoform-like isoform X1 has translation MNGGDEVVAGPPQPLEWKFSQVFGERTAGEEIQEVDIISAIEFDKTGDHLATGDRGGRVVLFERTDTKDVGGSRRDLERIDHAVSRHPEFRYKTEFQSHEPEFDYLKSLEIEEKINKIRWCQTANSALFLLSTNDKTIKFWKVQEKKIKKISEMNVDPSKAVTNGTIASSSSSNSHRTCLANGGSPERSPNSLSIDFSFPPGGIPSLHLPVVVNSHETSLVARCRRVYAHAHDYHINSISNNSDGETFISADDLRVNLWNLEISNQSFNIIDVKPANMEDLTEVITSAEFHPTHCNLLAYSSSKGCIRLIDLRQSALLDSHAKIYEEPEQPGSKSFFTEIIASISDIKFGRDGRYILSRDYMTLKLWDINMDSGPVATFQVHEYLRPKLCDLYENDSIFDKFECCLSGDGLRVATGSYSNLFRVFGCVPGSTEATTLEASKNPMRKQVQTPSRPSRSLSSITRVVRRGAEAPAVDANGNSFDSTMKLLHLAWHPSENSIACAAANSLYMYYA, from the exons ATGAACGGTGGCGATGAGGTCGTGGCGGGCCCACCGCAGCCTCTCGAGTGGAAATTCTCTCAGGTCTTCGGCGAGCGCACCGCCGGCGAGGAAATCCAAGAAG TTGATATAATATCAGCAATCGAGTTTGATAAAACTGGTGATCATCTCGCCACGGGTGACCGGGGTGGTCGGGTTGTTCTTTTTGAAAGGACTGACACAAAAGAT GTTGGTGGATCCAGAAGGGATCTGGAAAGAATCGACCATGCTGTTAGTAGACATCCCGAGTTTCGCTACAAGACAGAGTTTCAGAGCCATGAGCCTGAG TTTGACTATCTGAAGAGCTTGGAGATAgaggagaaaataaataaaatcagatGGTGCCAAACAGCCAATAGTGCTCTATTTCTCCTATCTACCAATGATAAAACTATTAAGTTCTGGAAG GTCCAGGAGAAGAagatcaaaaaaatttctgaaatgAATGTGGACCCTTCTAAAGCTGTAACCAATGGTACTATTGCGAGCTCCAGCAGTTCAAACAGCCACAGAACATGTCTGGCAAATGGGGGATCCCCAGAGAGATCACCCAATTCTCTTAGCATTGATTTCTCATTTCCTCCAGGAGGCATCCCTTCACTACACTTACCTGTGGTA GTGAACAGCCATGAGACTAGTCTGGTTGCCAGATGTCGAAGGGTGTATGCTCATGCTCATGATTATCATATCAATTCCATTTCAAATAACAG TGACGGTGAAACGTTCATCTCTGCTGATGATCTGCGTGTAAACTTATGGAACTTAGAAATTAGCAATCAAAGTTTCAACATCATTGATGTAAAGCCAGCAAATATGGAGGACTTAACTG AGGTGATAACATCAGCTGAATTCCACCCTACACATTGCAATCTGTTGGCTTATAGCAGTTCAAAGGGCTGCATCCGCCTCATTGATTTGCGACAATCAGCTCTGTTGGATTCTCATGCCAAAAT ATATGAGGAGCCGGAACAACCAGGATCTAAATCATTTTTCACAGAGATTATTGCTTCAATTTCAGATATTAAGTTTGGAAGGGATGGGAGATATATACTTAGTCGTGATTATATGACTCTAAAG ttATGGGATATCAACATGGATTCAGGTCCGGTGGCAACCTTCCAGGTCCATGAATATTTGAGACCCAAG ttGTGTGATTTGTACGAAAATGAttcaatatttgataaatttgagTGTTGTCTAAGCGGTGATGGGTTACGAGTGGCAACAGGTTCATACAG TAATCTCTTCCGGGTCTTTGGTTGTGTGCCGGGGAGTACTGAGGCAACAACTTTGGAAGCCAGCAAAAATCCAATGAG AAAACAAGTTCAGACTCCTTCACGGCCTTCAAGATCCCTCAGCAGTATCACACGAGTAGTCCGACGAG GAGCGGAAGCCCCCGCAGTTGATGCCAACGGAAATTCATTCGATTCCACAATGAAGTTGTTGCACCTTGCATGGCACCCGTCTGAAAACTCGATTGCCTGTGCTGCTGCAAATAGTTTGTACATGTATTACGCATAA
- the LOC115737303 gene encoding inorganic pyrophosphatase 2, whose translation MADIVVLFDFDKTIIDCDSDNWVVDELGFTDLFNELLPTMPWNSLIDKMMGELHARGRTIEEIADVLKRAPVHPRIVPAIKSIHALGCDLRVVSDANLFFIETILNHLGIRECFSEINTNPGFVDEEGRLRILPFHDFKSSSHGCGLCPPNMCKGVVIERIQASVSAEGKKKRFIYLGDGSGDYCPSLKLLEGDFVMPRKNYPVWDLICRNPMLLKAGIHEWTDGEELERVLLRLINTIITEEKIKSGQLISSDCKLQNIALSAHEARLPALRVPQ comes from the exons ATGGCCGACATCGTGGTGCTGTTCGACTTCGACAAGACGATCATCGACTGCGACAGCGACAATTGGGTCGTCGACGAGTTGGGCTTCACCGATCTGTTCAACGAGCTCCTTCCTACAATGCCCTGGAACTCTCTCATA GACAAGATGATGGGAGAGCTTCATGCAAGAGGAAGAACGATCGAAGAGATTGCAGACGTACTCAAAAGAGCTCCAGTCCATCCCAGGATCGTCCCCGCCATCAAATCAATCCATGCTTTGGG GTGTGATTTGAGGGTTGTGAGTGACGCCAATCTCTTCTTCATCGAGACGATCCTGAACCATCTGGGCATCCGGGAGTGTTTCTCCGAGATCAACACAAACCCGGGCTTTGTCGATGAAGAAGGGAGGCTCAGGATCTTGCCTTTCCACGACTTCAAGTCCTCTTCTCATGGATGCGGTCTCTGCCCTCCAAACATGTGCAAG GGAGTGGTGATTGAAAGAATACAAGCCTCTGTATCTGCCGAGGGCAAGAAAAAGCGGTTCATCTATCTGGGAGATGGGAGCGGTGACTACTGCCCGAGCCTGAAGCTCTTGGAGGGTGACTTCGTGATGCCTAGGAAGAATTACCCTGTCTGGGACTTGATCTGCAGGAATCCCATGCTGTTGAAGGCGGGGATTCACGAGTGGACCGACGGCGAAGAGCTGGAGCGAGTCCTGCTTCGATTGATTAACACGATAATCACCGAAGAGAAGATCAAATCTGGCCAGTTGATTTCGTCAGACTGCAAGTTGCAGAACATTGCTTTGTCTGCCCATGAAGCCCGCCTTCCAGCTCTCCGTGTTCCTCAATAG